The Diceros bicornis minor isolate mBicDic1 chromosome 28, mDicBic1.mat.cur, whole genome shotgun sequence genomic sequence TGTTCAGAACTCAGCAATGAATGTGTCAGGATTGCAACTAAGGTTTGGGGAATGGGGAGGGTGGCGGGATCGGCTCATTTTGTTGGCAAAAGTTTCTTTTAGATTAATAAATTTCCCTCTGGTAGCAGTTGGGACCTCACTGACCTGGGTAGGTCTTGGAAGATAGAAGTTTTAGCAcatcttaatttctttaatggtttAACTGATAGAGAACATTGGATTAAGAGTCGGGAGGCCTCTGTTTGTGCCTTCATTCTTCCCTTTTGAGAATGAGACTCTCACATGGTGGTGGTGAGGATCCAGTGGGGCAGATATGGTGCCCGGGACCGAGCAGGTGCAGGCAGGGTAACCCCCGCGAGGACCGCTGCTTTGCTTCTGCCTtccagggagggaggcagggagtgtCCAGACTGGCTTTGAGGGGGAAGTTTAGGGGGCAGCAGAAGGAGGGGCTTGCAGGGATGGCAGAGGCGCCCTCCACCCTCTGTGTGGCTCAGGAAAGCGAGAGGCTACTCTCTAAACAGGCTCTGCCCACCTGGAAGCCGCAGTGGGCCGTGGGTGGATGTGGATAAGATACCCTGTGACTCCACTCTCTTCAGCTGTGTTTGAAGTGAGTTCATTAATAAAAGTGTGGACATGCTCGAGCCTACCATCCTTAACCAGTGGGGATGCACAGGGGACATGCTCCGGGCCTTTCACGCAGCCTTGCGGAACTCTCCCGTCAACACCAAGAATCAGGCCGTGAAGGTAACGGTAAAGGGGGCGTGCTGCAGCTCTGCTGGGTGGTGCTGGGACAGGGCTGTGCTTGTCCATGTCCCCAGCTGCGCGTGAGCTCCTGGGGCTTCGGACGGCGTCTGTTTCATCTCTGTATCAGTGAGTACCTGCCAAGGGTGTGAGCTGGCACTGGGCAGTGCTCCGCAGAAGCCTTCTGGCGCCCCTGACATCAGAGCTGTCAGCGTTTACAGTGGAAGCTCCCCAAAGAAACCTTCATTCCTCCCCAGGGCCTCATGGCTGAGAAGTCAGCCCAGCCCTTGCTGATTAGCAAAACTATAAATTAGCCTGCCACGGGGGACCTCCGTGGTTATGCTTTTATAGGCTGTTTGAATAGGCTTTATTTGCATGAGGATTTTCAGTGCTTTTAAGATTTCCTGCCTTTTAAAAAGTAGGTGAAAAGATACAGTTGTGCATCCCTTAGGCTGTCTAAAATTTCATTGCTGAGGCTGTCTAAAATTGGGTCCAGGGCAAGGGGTCTCTCTGAAACTGAGATTTTGCCATCTTGTCACAGCATCCTGATGTAATCAGTGGCTGCACCCCTCAAATGTGGAGGGGAATGGCCCCTCTGTAGTGGGGGTAATGCAGAGGGAAGCTGCAGCCAAGGAaagctgtttctttaaaaaatggatCTCCCCAGTAGTGATGCTTCTCCCCAGTAGACCACTTATTCCCCCCAAAAGAAGTGCAGTAATTTACTGGCATAAATAAGGGATACTTTGAAatttaaatcaataaaagaatttcagcccacttattttttttaaccatcccAGACAAATTAGAAATCGggcaagggctggcctggtggcatagtggttaagtttgtgtgctctgcttcagtgacccggggtttgcaggttcaggtcccgggtgcagacctatatactgctcatcaagccatgctgtggcggcctcccacatacaaactagaggaagattggcacagatgttagctcagggacaatcttgctcaagcaaaaagaggaagattggcaacagatgttaccttagggccaatcttcctcccaaaagaaaaaaacagcggGCAGTGTTTCTCACCACTTAGTTTGGAGTTTCTGTGCCTGCAGTGGGGGACATGGATGTGCCTGGGCTGTGGCTCTAGACCTCActccctttctctgtcttctaGGAACGAGCCCAGGGCGTGGTGCTGAAAGTGCTTACAAATTTTAAGAGCAGCGAAATTGAGCAAGCTGTGCAGTCACTGGACAGAAATGGCATTGACTTGCTAATGAAGTACATTTATAAAGGGTTTGAGAAGCCCACAGAAAATAGCAGCGCAGTGTTACTCCAGTGGCACGAAAAGGTACGTGAACACATTGCCCACACAGGCAGCCCGCTGACTCACCCAAAGCCCAGGGTTCAGACTAGCGGGCCAGATTTTCCAGAACAAACATAGGATGGTCTGGTGGGCATATGAGAATAAGAGGCCACACCTAAAACAACCTGGGACATGTGACCACTTGCCTCGCCCAAGGAAGTACCTGGTAGGGTCCACTGTCTCTGCTACTCACCGTTGCGTTAGCTGATTGATGCCGGGCAGGTGACTTGGCGTGGTAAGGTAGCTGGGGCGTcccagggagagggaggcaggcttGCTGGCACCTGGGGCTTCAGACTACGTGCTTTGcactggtggaggtggtggtccAGGGGGTACTTAGGAATGCAGGCTGAGCCCTCTAGCTTGCTCTGAGGGCTTCCTGCTCCAGCCTCAGCCTCACCAGGCCAGAGAGGGCAGTGGCAAAACCTTGATAGTCACTTAATGGGGCCTTCATCCACCTGAAACAGAAAAAGCTGTGCTTGTCCTTTGCTTGGGTCGGTATAAGAGCAAGGCCTGTGCCCTGCCTGTGTGCCAGTGTCCCCCGCCCTGTAGAGCTACAGGAAGCACGCCCACCATTAAAGGAGACCAGGCTATTTCTAACACAATGTCCTTCCCGAAAGGCTCTGTTGAGTTTAAGGGAGTGGTCCTCTTCCTGAGGGGTCAGTCACTTGGGCATCCTCGTTGCTGGGCTGGGGTTGTGGCCTTTGGTCCTGCTGGTGGCTGTGCTCTGCCTGCTCGGCTGGAAGGAGAGCTCCTGGTGCATGGGGGAGCGGAGCAAGCCCTCTGCATGGTGTGGAGCCCAGGCTCTTGGGTCCTTTTAAGATACCTAGGTGCTCAGCCCTGTTGGCGTTTCTCGTGAGGGCTCCAGGAGGCAGCTCTGACGGGCTAATGTCTAagtgcccagggcagggaggctgGAAACTAGAGCTTGTTGAAAGGGAAGCTTAGGGGCTCtgctgtgtgtgtgcttgtgacCGTGTTTTCAAGCCCAGTTTTGCTGCCTCATGGACCCCTGGCTCCAGGCCAGGGCTCCGTCCCTAGGTGGGCACTGTTGCCACCTCCTAACTGTGCTCTCGCAGGAATCCTTCTTCAGAGGGTCTGTGACGTACGGGTCCTAGGTCGGGGAGTGCATGCTCCTGTCTCCCCTGGAAGCCAGGCTTCTGGACCCAGCAGGGCTCGTTTGACACGTTTCCTTTTCTGCCCCCACAGGCATTAGCAGTAGGAGGACTAGGCTCCATTATAAGAGTTCTTACAGCAAGAaagactgtttaaaaaaaaaagactcatgtTACCTTGAGAAGAATGTGGATGCACAGGCTGCTGAAGGAAGGATTGACAACGGACCATCTTCCTAGGAACTCCCAACTAAACTATTGCAGGATATGCATCCGCTGAcgtctattttattttcaaggtGGAGGGAGAAATCGTCTTACTGTTTCTTAAATCCTTTGCAGGATCTGATAGTCTCTGCCTTTGTCCCCGAGTACTGCAGAACTGACATTGTGACTGTCCACCAGAGTGGCTGGCCAGCGTTGGCCAGGTGTACCTGTGTGCACTGCCTGTTTCCAGCAGGGGAGGGAGGACTGGGGCAGGTGCAGATCCAAGGgctgtgggggaagggagagccTGTTTTGAAGTGGAAAGCCCCGAGGGCTTGTACAGACATCCTGGCCTCCCAGAGGAGGCGGGCTCTGGGGTTCATTGTCAAGTGCCTGCTGCATCAATAAAGCTCTTGGCTCATTAGTGTACACATTGCAGTGTGTTTCATGTACGTAAAAACAATGGGTGATGAACGGGATGGTAACGAATGAGAGGTCGACTGTTCTGGAAACTTGATGTGGAGAGGGAGATGTGTGTCCCTGGTGAGCCATCCCCAGGAGCACATGGCAGTCCAGTCTTGCCACAGGAGTACCTCGGGCCTGGGCTCCAGTGCCCCTGCTGCCATGAGAGATGTTTGGCTGAAGAACTATTCATTGTTTTTACTCCTCTGATTTGTATGTAATTTTGGagcttatttaatttaataaagtgCCAAGCATTCAATAACTGACCTAGGCTTTAAAAGTCTTCAGTTTGTGTGACTGCACTTGGAGTCTTTTTGAGAATGGGCCTCAGGACCGGCCTGGTCACCATCTCCTGACGCTGGTTTGGCTATGTGGCAGGAACACTTACTGCGACGTTGACAAGTTTTCTTTAAAGCCAGAaacgggctggcctggtggcacaagtggttaagtacgtgtactctgctgcggcagcccggggtttgcaggttcagatcccgggcgtgcactgacggactgcttgtgaagccatgctgtggcggcgtttcatataaagtagaggaagatgggcacggatgttagctcagggccaatcttcctcagcaaaaaaaaaaaaaaaaaaaaaaggattggcatcggatgttagctcagggctgatcttcctcacaaaacaataaataaagccAGAAACAGGTAGCAATCAGCCTAAAGATATAAAAGGAACATGCTGTTCCCTATAACCACTAATGGGGAGCCTCTGGAGAGCAAAGATGCCTATCTCCATTTGAGCATATGTAACTGCAGTCTGCATTCTGTTAAAAGTGCAGACCCCATTCATATTCCTGAAGTTCTTCCAAGTTCTCCAAGGCATATGGGCCTTGGAGATAGACGCTGACTCAAGTGACAATCCTCCCAACTCCTGCAGAACCCCACCATTCCTGGGAGGTAGCACTAGGCTTCTGGCTTCCTTAAATTACATACTTATTCACCCAAACCCAATCTAGGGAGGTTCTTCCTGAAAGACAAATGTTCTATAGCCCCTGAAGTTGACCTTGAAGTATTAAATATGAGACACAATGTACTAAATTTAACAAGTCAAAGAAATACACACCAAACTGTATCAAGTAAAACCCACTGTAGTTGCATCTGGATTGAAGAGCTTTAATCAAAAAGTGTATTGCACCACAAGTGAATTTTCTACAGCAGTTTCAGATAACACAATCCCTATTTACAGCACGGAGGGAGTCATCAAGATCCAATGCTCATATAAAGGGGCTATATATACTGTATCATAGAACATTTTATACAAGTAAAAGTGCATTAAATCACTCAGAATATTGACTCCACTCTTCCTCTTAAAGCTGAAGGAAATTCAACATGCAGGAGGAAAGCCTGGTCAGTGAATCCTCCTGAGCAAGTACAGACTCAGCGATGGGCCCCACAACTACACCAAAAACTGCAGGGGCACGTGGGTGAGGAGAGAccagctccagggctggagaGCCTCCCTCAGAGGAGTTGGACGGGGCTCCCACAGCTGTGCCGTAGCTGCCTCTGCGATAGCTGCCTCTGCGAGCCCCGAACTACCGGA encodes the following:
- the ARPC5L gene encoding actin-related protein 2/3 complex subunit 5-like protein: MARNTLSSRFRRVDIDEFDENKFVDEHEEAAAAAAAAEPGPDPSEVDGLLRQGDMLRAFHAALRNSPVNTKNQAVKERAQGVVLKVLTNFKSSEIEQAVQSLDRNGIDLLMKYIYKGFEKPTENSSAVLLQWHEKALAVGGLGSIIRVLTARKTV